GCCGGCGGCGATGCCCTCCGGCAGCGCGCCGATCATCGCCTTGTAGACCTGCGCGTCGGCGCGCGCGTCGGCCCCCGGCTGGTAAGCCTGCAACACCCGGCCGGTCAGGGTGGGCACTACCACGAAGGCCCCGGAGTCCAACTCGGACAACGGGTTCGGCGCCTGCTCAGTGCGGGCCGGAAAGCCGTACGAGCGCAGCGCGCCGGTGTACACGTCGGCCAGCAGCGTCGCCTCGACACCGGCGCGCGAACCGACCACCAACTCGGCGGGGCCGTGGGCACTGTGACCGCACCCCGCCGTCGCCAACACGGCGCTCAGCGCCAGCGCGCCGAAGCGGGCTCTGGTCACTCCGTGGGGTCTGCGGCGGCGGCCACCGCGGCGGCGACGGCCGGTTCGACCCGGGGGTCCAACGGGCTCGGAACGATCCTGTCGTGCGCCAGATCGTCGGCGGCGATCGAGTAAATCGCCTCGGCCGCAGCCATTTTCATCTCTTCGGTGATCCGGCGGGCGCCGGCGTCCAGCGCGCCGCGGAACACACCGGGGAAGGCCAGCACGTTGTTGATCTGGTTCGGGAAGTCGCTGCGTCCGGTCGCGACGATCGCGGCGTGGCGGGCCGCCACGTCCGGATGCACCTCCGGGTCGGGGTTCGACAGGGCGAACACGATGCTCTTGGGCGCCATGGTCGCGATGAGTTCCTCGGGTACCACACCGCCGGACACCCCGACGAAGACGTCGGCACCCTCGAGCGCCTCGACCATGCCACCGGTGCGATCCAACGGGTTGGTGCGGCCGGCCAGCTCGGCCTTGACGCCGTTCATCCCGGCCCGGTCGCGGTGCAGGATGCCTTGCGAGTCGAGCACGGTGATGTCCGAAATGCCCTTGGCCTGAAGCAGATTGGCGCACGCGACGCCGGCGGCCCCGGCACCGGAGACCACGACGCGCAGCGTCGCCATGTCGCGGCCCAGCGTCGTCGCCGCGCCCATCAGCGCGGCCAGCACCACGATCGCGGTGCCGTGCTGGTCGTCGTGCATGACCGGGATGTCGAGGGCCTCGATGACGCGACGCTCGATCTCAAAGCACCGCGGGGCGGCGATGTCCTCGAGGTTCACCGCGCCGAATGTCGGGCGCAACCGGACCAGCGTCTCGACGATCTCGTCGGGATCCTTGGTGTCGAGCACGATCGGGATGGCATCCAGACCGGCGAACTCCTTGAACAGCCCGCACTTGCCTTCCATCACCGGCAGCGACGCCGCCGGGCCGATGTCACCGAGGCCGAGCACCGCGCTGCCGTCGCTCACGACGGCGACCAGGCGGCCCGACCAGGTGTAGCGCGATGCCAGCGTGTGGTCGCCCGCGATCGCCCGACTCACCTGGGCCACGCCCGGGGTGTAGGCGATCGACAACGAACGCTGGCTGTCCAGCGCGGTCGTCAGGCCGACCGAGAGCTTGCCACCGGAATGCGCTTCGAAAATCTCCGCATCGGTGATCGCGTTTTCTTCCATGCGGGTCTGTATCGATTCAATCAACTCAGACACACGGCCAAGCGTACTGACTACCCATTAGTAGCCCTAATCGACGGCTTGACGCTGTGTGTCAGATGAGGCCCAGGTCGGTGACCGCTTTACGCTCGTCGGCGAGCTCGGCGGTCGACTTGTCGATCCGGGTGCGGGAGAAGTCGTTGATGTCCAGACCCTGCACGATGCTCCAGTCGCCACCCTTGGTGGTCACCGGGAACGACGAGATCAGACCCTCTGGCACGCCGTAGGAGCCGTCGGACACCACGGCCATCGACACCCAGTCGTCCTTCGGGCTGCCCAGCAGCCAGTCGCGGGCGGCGTCGACGGTGGCCGACGCGGCCGACGCGGCCGAGGAGCTGCCGCGAGCGTCGATGATCGCCGCGCCACGCTTGGCGACGGTCGGGATGAAGTCGTCGGCGATCCACTTCTCGTCGTTGACGACCTCGGCGGCGTTCTTGCCGGCGATCTCGGCGTGGAAGATGTCCGGGTACTGGGTGGCCGAGTGGTTGCCCCAGATGGTCACCTTCTTGATGTCGGTGACCTTGGCGCCGGTCTTCTTGGCCAGCTGCGAGATGGCCCGGTTGTGGTCCAGACGGGTCAGCGCCGAGAACCGCTCCTTGGGGATGTCGGGGGCGTTGTTGAGCGCGATCAGCGCGTTGGTGTTGGCCGGGTTACCGGTGACACCGATGCGGACATCGCTGGCGGCGACGGAGTTCAGCGCCTTGCCCTGCGCGGTGAAGATCGCGCCGTTGGCCTCCAGCAGGTCGCCACGTTCCATGCCCGGGCCGCGCGGGCGGGCGCCGACGAGCAGCGCCAGGTTCACGCCGTCGAAGATCTTGTTCGGGTCGGCGCCGATCTCGACACCGGACAGCAGCGGGAAGGCGCCGTCGTCGAGCTCCATCACCACACCCTCGAGCGTCTTCAGCGCGGGCTCGATCTCCAGCAGCCGCAGCTCGATTGGGCGGTCGGGACCCAGCAGCGAGCCACTGGCCAGGCGAAACAGCAGGCTGTAGCCGATCTGGCCGGCGGCGCCGGTGACGGCGACCTTCAGGGGGGCAGTGCTCACGGTCATTCGCTCCTTAGTGGAGGTATGGGCAGGCCTGGATTGGGGCGTCGGGTCCAAACTAGTGCACCGGCGTACCCGGAAAATCCCTACCCCACCCCGGTGTGAGCTGCGCCATCTTACTTCCGCGCGGCTGTGCGCTTGACCACATTGCCGCCGCTGCGTTTGCGGGCGAACCCTTTCGCATGGGTAATGTTTGCAATAGCCGAGTTTGGCCCGGATCCGATCGGATCGGGTAGGCGTTATTCATTCGCGGCCGAGGCAAAGGCGCTCGGCGGCAACGCTTCTCGTGCACAGTGCAGCGATTCTGCTGGAAATTGACCTGAAGTCGCGCGGTGACGCGCGCCCGTATGAAACGGAGTTGAGATGACGACCGTGCCCGTCTCGCCGACCGACGACCAGTCGGTATTAGGGGCTCTGCGCTCGCCGCGCCGACTGCGCCGGGAGGTACTGGCCGGGTTGGTGGTTGCCCTGGCGTTGATCCCCGAGGCGATCGCGTTCTCGATCATCGCCGGGGTCGACCCGCGCGTCGGGTTGTTCGCGGCGTTCACCATGGCCGTCACGATCGCGATCGTCGGCGGACGCCCCGCGATGATCTCGGCCGCCACCGGCGCCGTCGCTCTGGTGGTGGCGCCCCTGACCCGGCGCTACGGCGTGGATTACCTGGTGGCGACGGTGATTCTGGCCGGGGTGTTCCAGCTTGTCCTCGGCGCGTTGGGAGTGGCCAGGCTGATGCGCTTCGTGCCGCGCAGCGTGATGGTGGGCTTCGTCAACGCGCTGGCCATCCTCATCTTCCTGTCCCAGATGCCGCACCTGCGTGGGGTGCCGTGGCTGGTGTATCCGATGGTGGTGGCGGGCATCGCGATGATCGTGCTGCTGCCGAGGCTGACGACGGTCGTGCCCGCGCCGCTGGTGGCCATCGTGGTGCTGACCGCGGCCGCGGTGGGGTTGGGCTGGTCGGTGCCGAACGTTGGAGACCAGGGCCAGTTGCCGACGAGCCTGCCGCAGCTGCTGTTACCGCACGTCCCGTTCACGGCGCACACGCTGTCCGTCATCGCCCCCTACGCGCTGGCGATGGCGTTGGTCGGCCTGCTGGAATCGCTGATGACCGCCAAGTTGGTCGACGACATCACCGACACCCACTCCGACAAGTCGCGGGAGGCGGTCGGGCAGGGCGTGGCCAACATCGTCACCGGATTCTTCGGCGGCATGGGCGGTTGCGCGATGATCGGCCAGACCATGATCAACGTGAAGATCAGCGGGGCCCGCACCCGGATCTCGACGTTCCTGGCCGGCTCGTTGTTGCTGGCCCTGGTGGTCGGCCTGGGCGATCTGGTCGCCAAGATTCCGATGGCCGCTCTGGTCGCGGTGATGATCATGGTGTCGGTGGCCACCATGGACTGGCACAGCGTGAACCCAAAGACGTTGCGACGCATGCCCAGAAGCGAGACCTTCGTCATGCTGGCCACGGTGGCCGCGACGGTGGCGACCGACAACCTGGCGTACGGCGTGGCGGTCGGCACGCTGGCCGAAATGGTCCTGTTCGCCCGCCGGGTCGCGCACGTGACCGACGTCGTGGACGTCGCGCATCCCGACGACGACACCCGCGTCTACGCGGTCAAGGGCGAGCTGTTCTTCGCCTCGAGCAACGACCTCCCCTACCAGTTCGACTACGCCGAGGACCCGGACAATATCGTGATCGACATGAGCGATGCCCACATCTGGGACGCCTCCAGCGTGGCCACGCTCGACGCCATCACGCGCAAATACGAGTCCAAAGGGAAAACGGTCTCGATCGTCGGCATGAACGACACCAGCGCCGAGCGGCACGCACACCTGAGTCCGCTGCTGGCCGGCGCGCACTGAGCTCCGATCGGACGCTTACTTCTCGCAGGCGATTGCCATTGAACGCGCGTAGCATGACCGAGGCTTTGTCCGATCCGAGCAGCGACGGGAGGTGAGGGATGCCTTCGTTTCGCGATATCCCGGAAACGCTGCGTCCTCTGGCACGACCTGAGCGGGACGAGCCCCCCAGTCCGCTGCCGATCGACCCGCCCGCCGATCAGGCCGTGGTGGATTGCGGCATCTACGTCGACGGCGAGCGACTGCCGGGCACCTTCAGCTACGCCGAGGCCCGGGCCAAGGTGACCGACCTGCAACTGAGCGGCCAGAACGCCTACGCCTGGATCGGTCTGCACGCGCCGACCGAGCATCAGATGCAGGAGGTCGGCGACGCGTTCGGCATGCACGAACTGGCCATCGAGGACGCCGTCTGCGCACACCAGCGACCCAAGCTGGAGCGCTACGACGAGTCGCTGTTCCTGGTGCTCAAGACGCTGAACTACGTACCGCACGAGTCGACCCTGCTGGCCCGCGAGATCGTCGAGACCGGCGAGATCATGGTGTTCGTCAACCGGGACTTCGTGGTGACGGTCCGGCACGGTGACCACGGCCGGCTGTCGGATGTGCGCAAGCGGATGGACTCCGATCCTGAGCACCTGCGGCTCGGCCCGTTCGCGGTGATGCACGCGATCGCCGACGCCGTGGTCGACCATTATCTCGAGGTCACCGAGTCGATGGAAAGCGACATCGACGCCATCGAGGAAGAGGCGTTCGCGCCCGACCACCGGACGCAGATCGAGCCGATCTACCAGATCAAGCGCGAGGTGGTGGAGCTTCGCCGGTCGGTGAACCCGCTGCAGGTGCCGTTCGCGCGGTTGCAGAGCGAGCACAAGGACCTGATCTCCAAAGAGGTCCGGCGCTACCTGCGCGACGTCGGCGACCACCACACCCATGCGGCCGACCAGATCGCCAGCTACGACGAGAACCTGAGTTCGCTGGTGCAGGCGGCGCTGGCGCGGGTGGAGATGCAGCAGAACACCGACATGCGCAAGATGTCGGCGTGGGCCGCCTTGCTGGCGATCCCGACGATGGTCGCCGGTATCTACGGGATGAACTTCGAGTACATGCCTGGGCTCAAGTGGCACTGGGGCTATCCGACGACCGTGCTCGGGACGGCGCTGATCTGCTTCCTACTGCACCGCAACTTCCGTCGGCGGGACTGGCTGTAGTTTTTGGCGCCGTTGGCTGTCGAAAATTTCGACCACCGAAGTGCCCACCTCACAGCGAATTTGGTGGCGGATTTCGCTCGAAGGCGGGCAACTCGGTAGTCGGTCGGCGCGCGGGTGCTGACGCGGCGGGCCTGACGTAGCGGGGTTTCTGCAGGAAGGAGCTGGACGGATGACGGGCGTTGATGGCCGGATGGTCGTGCTGACCGGTCCGCCCGGCGCCGGCAAGTCGACGGTCGCCGCAATTCTGGCCGAAAGCTACTCGCCGTCAGTGCATCTGCACGCGGACGACTTCTGGCACTTCTTGCGCCGGGGCGCCATCCCCCCGTATCGCGCGGAGGCACATGAGCAGAATCGCGTCGTCGTCACCGCGCTGGCGCGGGCCGCGGCCACCTACGCCGCGGGCGGCTACTCCGTGATCGTGGACGGTGTGATCGGCCCGTGGTTCATCGAGACATTCTGCGCCGAAGCGAATCTCGCAGTTGACTATCTGGTCCTGCGCCCAGACGAGGAGACCACTGTGCGGCGTGCGCTGGCGCGCGGCGACGACGCCCTCACTGACCCGGTTCCGATTGGGTCGATGTACGCGCAGTTCGCAGACCTAGGCGCCTATGAGCGGAACGTGATCGACACGACGGCGGACACCCCCGACATCACCGCCGAGCGCATCCGCACGGCGCTGTCGAGCCGGGATTACCAGATCGGCCCCGAGAGCTAATTCGGCTGGGCGGCCGGGCGATTCGGGTCGAGCACGTCGACACCGTCGGCCCGCCATGCCTCGCGCATCGCGTCGGCGCCCTTGAGCCGGACCCAGGCCGCTTCCGTCGCGGTGATCGGCGTGGCGGCCAGAAAGCGCACCGGGTCACGCGGCGGGTCCAGCGGCAACTCGGCAATCTCGCTGTCGCCCAACAACACCGCCGTGAACGGCACGCGGGCCGTGGGATGCGACCACAGCGGCCCGCTGAGATCAACCAGCCCGTCGGGCATCAACACCACGCCCTCGACCGCGGGCGACGCCGCGACGATCGCCAGGCTGCGGGCCAGCCCGGTGATGGCCTCGGTATTGCGCAGTCGCAGAACGACTTCGGCGCACGGGCCGAGTTCGGGGTCGGCGATCATCGCGGTCGGGTCGACCATCGGGTGCCGTGAGCAGCCCAGCGACACGTAACTCACGACCCCATCGGCGCCCGGCCGGTAGCGCAGTACGTCGATCGGCTCGGCACCCAGGAACGTCACGCTGGCGATGTCCGGCTCGCTGCCGAAGTGCGTATCGAGATGCTCCCGGACCGAGGGGCTCACGTGGCGACCGTCAGATTCACCCCGGTGTCGGGATCGAAGACGGCGAGCTGGGCGGTGTCGAACGCCAATTCCAGCGTCGCGCCCTTCGCGGCTTTCGACGCGGACGGCACACGGGCGACGAATTCATGCTCTCCCGAACCGGATTCGTCCTCCAGGTCGGACAGTTGCTCGGCGTGTACCGCCGCGCCGTCGGTGGTGAAGTAGACGTACTTGTCCGCGCCCAGCGACTCGACCATGTCGACCTTGACCTCGAAGGTCAGCGCGCTGATGCGCTGGTAACCGTCGATCAACGCCGCGTCGTGCAAGTGTTCCGGGCGCACGCCGACGATGACGTTCTCCGGCGCCTCGGCGAGCGTGTCGAGGACGGGTTGGGTCAGTGTCACCTCGCCGAAGGGCAGGCGCAGGCCGGTGGAGGTCGTCGTCGCGGGAAAGAAGTTCATCGCCGGCGAGCCGATGAAGCCCGCGACGAACAGGTTCGCGGGACGTTCGTACAACTCGTCGGGCGTGCCGATCTGCTGCACCACGCCGCCGCGCATCACCACGACGCGGTCGCCCAGCGTCATGGCCTCGGTCTGGTCGTGGGTGACGTAGACGGTGGTGGTGCCGAGCCGGCGCTGCAGTCGGGCAATCTCGCCGCGCATCTGCACACGCAGTTTCGCGTCGAGGTTGGACAGCGGCTCGTCCATCAGAAAAGCCTTGGGCTGCCGCACAATCGCACGCCCCATCGCGACGCGCTGACGCTGCCCGCCGGACAGCTGCGCGGGTTTGCGATCCAGCACCTCGGTCAGGTCGAGGATCTTCGCGGTGTCCTCGACCTTCTTGGCGATGTCGGCCTTCTTCATCTTCGCCAGGGTGAGCGGGAAGGCGATGTTCTGGCGGACCGTCATGTGCGGGTAGAGCGCATACGACTGGAACACCATCGCGATGTCACGGTCCTTGGGGGCCTTGTCGTTGACCCGGTCACCGCCGATGCGCAGCTCCCCCGACGAGATATCCTCAAGACCGGCAATCATATTCAGCGTCGTCGACTTTCCGCAGCCGGACGGGCCGACCAGGATGATGAACTCGCCGTCGGCGATGGTGAGGCTGAACTCCTGCACGGCCAGCGCGCCGTCGGGGTAACTCTTGGTCACCCGGTCCAAGACGATCTCGGCCATCGCGCTATCCCTTCACCGCACCGGACGTCAATCCCGCGACGATCCGTCGTTGGAAGACTAGAACAAACACGATAATCGGCACCGTGATCACCATGGCGCCCGCCGCGATCGAGCCGGTCGGCTCCTCGAATTGCGAACTGCCGGTGAAGTTCGCGATCGCCACCGGCGCGGTGACCGCGGCTTTGGTGGCGGTCAGCGACAAGGCCAACAACAGGTCGTTCCAGGCGAAGATGAAGACCAGGATCGCCGTCGTCACGATGCCGGGCGCGGCTAGCGGCGCGATCACCCTGCGGAACGCCTGGGCCGGCGGCGCGCCGTCCATCTTCGCGGCCCGCTCGAGGTCCCACGGGATCTCCCGGAAGAACGCCGACAGCGTGTAGATCGACAGCGGCAGCGCGAAGGTGATGTACGGGATGATCAGCCCGGGCCAGGTGTCGAACAGCCCGATGCGGCGCTCGATGTTGAACAGCGGGGTAACCAACGAGATCGCCGGGAACATCGAGATCAGCAGCACCGCACCGATCAACGCCCGCTTGCCGGGGAAGTCCAGCCGCGCCACCGCGTAGGCCGCCATCGCCCCGATCACGACGGCGATCACCGTGGTGAGCACGCCGATGCCGACCGAGTTGACCAGCGCCGAGCTGAAGTAGTTGCCGCGAAAGATGCCGCGATAGTTGTCGAACGTCACCCGCGCCGGAATCAGCCTGCCGTCCTTGACCATTGACGTCGGCTTGAGCGAGAGGCTGAATATCCACAGCACCGGAACCAGCGCGTAGGTCAGCACCAACGCGTCGACGATCACCCAGCCAGCGGCCCGCCTAGCGCCCATCGCCACCACCCGGTGCCGCCGCGCCGAACACCTTGACGAACACCAGCGCGATCAGCGTGACGCAGCAGAAGATCAGCACCGAAATCGCCGAGCCGAGGCCGACATTGAACCCCTTGAACAGATTGTCGTAGCCCAGCACCGACACCGATCCGGTGTTGCCGGTGCCGCCGGTCAGCACGTAGATGTTGTCGAAGATCCGGAACGCGTCCAGCGTGCGAAACAGCAACGCCACCAGGATCGCCGGCTTGATCAGCGGCAGCGTGACTTTGGTGAGCCGCCGCCACGCGCCGGCGCCGTCCACCTCGGCGGCCCTCAGCAGATCAGCCGGCACGATGGCCAGCCCGGCCAGCAACAGCAGCGACATGAACGGCGTTGTCTTCCACACCTCGGCGATCACCACCACACCCAGCGACGAAACCTGATGTGTCAGAGGCGCACTGCCCTGTGGTAACAGGTTGGCCAGGTATCCGGTGCCCGGCGTC
The sequence above is a segment of the Candidatus Mycobacterium wuenschmannii genome. Coding sequences within it:
- a CDS encoding carbohydrate ABC transporter permease is translated as MGARRAAGWVIVDALVLTYALVPVLWIFSLSLKPTSMVKDGRLIPARVTFDNYRGIFRGNYFSSALVNSVGIGVLTTVIAVVIGAMAAYAVARLDFPGKRALIGAVLLISMFPAISLVTPLFNIERRIGLFDTWPGLIIPYITFALPLSIYTLSAFFREIPWDLERAAKMDGAPPAQAFRRVIAPLAAPGIVTTAILVFIFAWNDLLLALSLTATKAAVTAPVAIANFTGSSQFEEPTGSIAAGAMVITVPIIVFVLVFQRRIVAGLTSGAVKG
- a CDS encoding carbohydrate ABC transporter permease, which encodes MKTERRLAFVLVAPAALLMLAVTAYPIGYAVWLSLQHNNLATPNETRFIGLANYQTILTDRYWWTALAVTLAITVASVTIEFVLGLALALAMHRTLIGKGLVRTAVLIPYGIVTVVASYSWFYAWTPGTGYLANLLPQGSAPLTHQVSSLGVVVIAEVWKTTPFMSLLLLAGLAIVPADLLRAAEVDGAGAWRRLTKVTLPLIKPAILVALLFRTLDAFRIFDNIYVLTGGTGNTGSVSVLGYDNLFKGFNVGLGSAISVLIFCCVTLIALVFVKVFGAAAPGGGDGR
- the corA gene encoding magnesium/cobalt transporter CorA, with product MPSFRDIPETLRPLARPERDEPPSPLPIDPPADQAVVDCGIYVDGERLPGTFSYAEARAKVTDLQLSGQNAYAWIGLHAPTEHQMQEVGDAFGMHELAIEDAVCAHQRPKLERYDESLFLVLKTLNYVPHESTLLAREIVETGEIMVFVNRDFVVTVRHGDHGRLSDVRKRMDSDPEHLRLGPFAVMHAIADAVVDHYLEVTESMESDIDAIEEEAFAPDHRTQIEPIYQIKREVVELRRSVNPLQVPFARLQSEHKDLISKEVRRYLRDVGDHHTHAADQIASYDENLSSLVQAALARVEMQQNTDMRKMSAWAALLAIPTMVAGIYGMNFEYMPGLKWHWGYPTTVLGTALICFLLHRNFRRRDWL
- a CDS encoding ABC transporter ATP-binding protein, with translation MAEIVLDRVTKSYPDGALAVQEFSLTIADGEFIILVGPSGCGKSTTLNMIAGLEDISSGELRIGGDRVNDKAPKDRDIAMVFQSYALYPHMTVRQNIAFPLTLAKMKKADIAKKVEDTAKILDLTEVLDRKPAQLSGGQRQRVAMGRAIVRQPKAFLMDEPLSNLDAKLRVQMRGEIARLQRRLGTTTVYVTHDQTEAMTLGDRVVVMRGGVVQQIGTPDELYERPANLFVAGFIGSPAMNFFPATTTSTGLRLPFGEVTLTQPVLDTLAEAPENVIVGVRPEHLHDAALIDGYQRISALTFEVKVDMVESLGADKYVYFTTDGAAVHAEQLSDLEDESGSGEHEFVARVPSASKAAKGATLELAFDTAQLAVFDPDTGVNLTVAT
- a CDS encoding AAA family ATPase, yielding MTGVDGRMVVLTGPPGAGKSTVAAILAESYSPSVHLHADDFWHFLRRGAIPPYRAEAHEQNRVVVTALARAAATYAAGGYSVIVDGVIGPWFIETFCAEANLAVDYLVLRPDEETTVRRALARGDDALTDPVPIGSMYAQFADLGAYERNVIDTTADTPDITAERIRTALSSRDYQIGPES
- a CDS encoding malate dehydrogenase; translated protein: MSTAPLKVAVTGAAGQIGYSLLFRLASGSLLGPDRPIELRLLEIEPALKTLEGVVMELDDGAFPLLSGVEIGADPNKIFDGVNLALLVGARPRGPGMERGDLLEANGAIFTAQGKALNSVAASDVRIGVTGNPANTNALIALNNAPDIPKERFSALTRLDHNRAISQLAKKTGAKVTDIKKVTIWGNHSATQYPDIFHAEIAGKNAAEVVNDEKWIADDFIPTVAKRGAAIIDARGSSSAASAASATVDAARDWLLGSPKDDWVSMAVVSDGSYGVPEGLISSFPVTTKGGDWSIVQGLDINDFSRTRIDKSTAELADERKAVTDLGLI
- a CDS encoding suppressor of fused domain protein, producing the protein MSPSVREHLDTHFGSEPDIASVTFLGAEPIDVLRYRPGADGVVSYVSLGCSRHPMVDPTAMIADPELGPCAEVVLRLRNTEAITGLARSLAIVAASPAVEGVVLMPDGLVDLSGPLWSHPTARVPFTAVLLGDSEIAELPLDPPRDPVRFLAATPITATEAAWVRLKGADAMREAWRADGVDVLDPNRPAAQPN
- a CDS encoding NAD(P)-dependent malic enzyme, which codes for MSELIESIQTRMEENAITDAEIFEAHSGGKLSVGLTTALDSQRSLSIAYTPGVAQVSRAIAGDHTLASRYTWSGRLVAVVSDGSAVLGLGDIGPAASLPVMEGKCGLFKEFAGLDAIPIVLDTKDPDEIVETLVRLRPTFGAVNLEDIAAPRCFEIERRVIEALDIPVMHDDQHGTAIVVLAALMGAATTLGRDMATLRVVVSGAGAAGVACANLLQAKGISDITVLDSQGILHRDRAGMNGVKAELAGRTNPLDRTGGMVEALEGADVFVGVSGGVVPEELIATMAPKSIVFALSNPDPEVHPDVAARHAAIVATGRSDFPNQINNVLAFPGVFRGALDAGARRITEEMKMAAAEAIYSIAADDLAHDRIVPSPLDPRVEPAVAAAVAAAADPTE
- a CDS encoding SulP family inorganic anion transporter; this translates as MTTVPVSPTDDQSVLGALRSPRRLRREVLAGLVVALALIPEAIAFSIIAGVDPRVGLFAAFTMAVTIAIVGGRPAMISAATGAVALVVAPLTRRYGVDYLVATVILAGVFQLVLGALGVARLMRFVPRSVMVGFVNALAILIFLSQMPHLRGVPWLVYPMVVAGIAMIVLLPRLTTVVPAPLVAIVVLTAAAVGLGWSVPNVGDQGQLPTSLPQLLLPHVPFTAHTLSVIAPYALAMALVGLLESLMTAKLVDDITDTHSDKSREAVGQGVANIVTGFFGGMGGCAMIGQTMINVKISGARTRISTFLAGSLLLALVVGLGDLVAKIPMAALVAVMIMVSVATMDWHSVNPKTLRRMPRSETFVMLATVAATVATDNLAYGVAVGTLAEMVLFARRVAHVTDVVDVAHPDDDTRVYAVKGELFFASSNDLPYQFDYAEDPDNIVIDMSDAHIWDASSVATLDAITRKYESKGKTVSIVGMNDTSAERHAHLSPLLAGAH